A single region of the Curtobacterium sp. MCJR17_020 genome encodes:
- a CDS encoding alpha/beta fold hydrolase, whose product MTVIAAATAAGVVVAKKAIHPRPKRTVTVVDVDVDSASITVPSDEQTRSPGEYRVYFHDGQHSILVGDVLDDDGRHVRRTILGEPATVPAADDKLVWSGYLLDTPAAVSSSFEEVAITADGDPRKAWYFPVAGATTWAIHVHGIHSGRQAILRAVPDTLSAGMSSLVIGYRGDVEDGRGLPATFGTDEWHDLDAAMRHAVNHGAERLVLVGWSMGATIALHAAARSALRNQIDAMILVCPALDWFAALRAGASKAGFPGVLGSMGALTLTIPGLARLAGLRKAIPTRWMRPAPPAGLPILLIHSSGDRDVPLEVSKRFAATPGASATLVEIAPCPHGMELNREPEPFHRSIARFLSSTSALSRADRVRE is encoded by the coding sequence CGGTCATCGCGGCCGCGACCGCCGCGGGCGTGGTGGTCGCGAAGAAGGCGATTCACCCACGGCCGAAGCGAACCGTCACCGTCGTCGACGTCGACGTCGACTCCGCCAGCATCACCGTCCCATCGGACGAGCAGACACGGTCTCCGGGTGAGTACCGCGTGTACTTCCACGACGGCCAGCACAGCATCCTCGTCGGGGATGTGCTCGATGACGACGGCCGTCACGTCCGCCGGACGATTTTGGGCGAACCCGCGACCGTCCCCGCAGCGGACGACAAGCTTGTCTGGAGCGGATACCTCCTCGACACTCCAGCGGCGGTGTCGTCCTCCTTCGAAGAGGTTGCGATCACCGCTGACGGCGACCCCCGGAAGGCGTGGTACTTCCCCGTCGCCGGCGCCACCACCTGGGCCATCCACGTGCACGGGATCCACTCGGGCCGGCAAGCCATCCTCCGCGCCGTACCCGATACCCTCTCTGCCGGAATGAGCTCCCTCGTCATCGGATACCGCGGCGACGTCGAAGACGGCCGCGGTCTCCCCGCGACCTTCGGCACAGACGAGTGGCACGATCTGGACGCAGCCATGCGTCACGCCGTCAACCATGGAGCCGAGCGCCTGGTGCTCGTCGGATGGTCAATGGGCGCGACGATCGCTCTACACGCGGCCGCGCGCTCCGCCCTCCGCAACCAGATCGACGCCATGATCCTGGTCTGTCCAGCCCTCGACTGGTTCGCGGCCCTGCGCGCCGGCGCATCCAAAGCAGGATTCCCGGGGGTTCTCGGCTCCATGGGGGCTCTCACGCTCACGATCCCGGGCCTCGCTCGCCTGGCCGGCCTCCGGAAGGCCATCCCCACGCGCTGGATGCGTCCCGCGCCGCCTGCTGGGCTGCCGATCCTCCTCATCCACAGCTCTGGCGATCGCGACGTCCCTCTCGAGGTCTCCAAGCGCTTCGCCGCCACACCAGGTGCGTCAGCCACCCTCGTGGAGATCGCGCCCTGCCCACATGGCATGGAGCTCAACCGCGAGCCCGAGCCGTTCCACCGCTCGATTGCGCGCTTCCTTTCCTCAACGTCGGCCCTATCGAGGGCTGACCGGGTGCGCGAATAG